cagtcagtcactcactccttgGATCTGTTAAAGTCGTCTCCAGTTCGAAGTGGGAAAAGAATCAAACAAATTCTCCTTCATCTACACAGATCACTCATTTGATTAAAACCTGACTAcagctccatcgtatatggcgtagcttgtaaaacagactaaaaGCTAATGGATTCCGTCGATTACGAAGGACTAAGAATATGTTTAGCATTTTTCAGAACTTCTGTTGACGGTGTCTCCGTCGAAGCAGATGCCCAGTCTCTATCGCCGTATTAAACCACAATAGGTTACGAAAGTCTATACTGACGAGTCTAACCACCCTCCTCCACCCCCACCCTGCGCCCCCATTAACTGGGTATGTGATCCCCTCTTCCCTACAAGAGGTCTTCTCTACTGCCCCAAAGAATACGAATCAAGCCGTTCCTTCCTGCTGCTGTCGGGTTACAAAATACAGCGTCTTCCCGCTTCTTTCCTCTCCTCTTTGTCCGTTAGTAAGGCCCTAAATCGCCTTTGCAGTGGCCACGCGAGAAATgccagaaaccaatgaattacagaaCACACAGGAATTTATTCAatcttgaaatatttataatacaTAAAATCTTTATTTCGATATGGGTTCAAGGATGGTGCTCACGTTGCTTTGTCCACAGTCGTTGGATCCAAAACCATATCCTCTAGATTACCAGACGGCGCCTCTTGTTTCACACCTGAAGCAAAtgctatattaacagctctgATATACACTAACAAACACTTTTAATATAGAAATATGTCACCTTTTCAGACTCAccttcgtgccttcaggctattacaaGCCTcacttgcaaacatccacttttttAACTGGAATTATTGAATCATATAACATCTTGCTACTggcaaatacgacatcgttATCTGTTGGTTACTCAGCCATGTGGTAACACTACTGCCGACATTGCTGCTAagacagcactcagcaaattgGTGACACCGCTtcatatatccgtgatctgatgcgaAAGAAGCGGGACACGCAAGAAGGTGTCCGCAGATACGTATATGCAGTTAACTAACCATTGTAGGGTTACACCCACTAGGATGGTCCCTCCAGATTTGAGGAGACCACTATGCAATGACGTCACACTGACCATTCTAGATATGCACACGAATACTTATCAAAATGGGATGTTCCTCCATTTTGAATGCcgtacttgactgtgttgatttttCCGTCacagtgaataaataaatacttcGATGTCAAAACATTGAAGGGTCCTTCAAACGTGAATTCACATTTAATCACTCTGTTTctaaaagaaatgaaattgttaGATAAACTTACAgtcatatatattgtttgtaaatagataatttgtgtttgtaaatagataatttgtGTTTGTAAGTAAATGTTTTATAGCTGGTCGTTTACTTTATCAGCTAATATAATTATTAGTGGTTCTTTCCTCAAAGAAGCTTGAATTATTCTACAACTACAAAGTGCCAAAACAGTTGAGGTAAATTTAAACATAAcattaatcgtagaataaaacTGTATGCTGCGGTGTGATTATTGTGACAGACGGGAGAATGAATGCATGAAGCGGAGTGAATGGCTTTCTCTTGTAATTCCTGTTCGTCTATCAAGTATCAGTAAAACCTCTATCCCTTgtatgtgcaagtgtgtgtgtgtgtgtgtgtgtgtctgtgtgtgtctgtgtgtgtgtctgtgtctgtgtgtgctaGTACGTATTATTACCTATCccattgttgttattgttaatcccTCTGATGCATTCCCTTATGTTTTCTTACTTAATCCCTGATATAAGTATACATGCCGGTTCTGCTGCGCTGTATTGCTTTGCTTTTGCTTGTATTAGaagctacaccgaaacgtcccatcacagaaataaagaagttattatccataaagtatcatACATTTCTTTTACCCATCAACTTCTAAACTGCCAGTCAAACAAATCTGTGTGCAGTCTACTATTAATTTGTGCTTTCGTTGCAGTTGTTTGTAATAGTCGTTTATTGTTACGAGAACAAAATCCGCAATCACCCAGAACAGTCCAATGTTGGTGGACGCGGGGTGGGTTTACTGTGCTGGTCCCGCTGGGGTACATGCATCTCTACCCGGTTGTCATGAATACTCCATCGTGTTGGGGTTAACCGGTACCATCCGACCTCTCCATGTTGCATGCGCTCAGAAACATCTCCAGATGGCAtaacaatatatttcatgttgaaTGTTTAATTGTACGATCGACATTCGGGTTTCACGATGAAGGCGTCTGTCTGCAAACTCGAGGAGGCAGCCAGTGGACCTCTCTGCACAGACGACGGTCCAACAGGCAACGGTTGCAGCCAGGTTGTTGAAGCATCGAAATTCTCTGGACAGACGCCTATCTGACAGCCAATGGAAACAGTCAGAGAACCAAACATAAAGACCTCTGGACAGACGTTTATCTGACAGCTCACTGAAACAGCGAGGGGACAGAACCATCCACCGTCCAGTCTCTGGGTAGACGTCTATGTTCCTGCCCACGGTTGCTGTAATGGGGTCTCCGAAGCAAAGGATGGCAGTTGATTTTGTACATTGTCCTGGCAATATTATAACGTCATGaatttgatgacgtcacaatgctatggcaTCGCTGTACTGCAAATCCAGTGGTAGTACAGTGTTGAGATATGTGCATTTTTCATTGAAGACCAATGAAGAGTGATTATGATAAATAGAATTTCCACCTTGtttctactgatatcaattatatcaactctcgtttataaaggtaaaaatatcctcggcaAGACTCGGATAATTATACGTTTATCAACTTGCATTTAATATAATTGATGTCAGTACACGTGGGTGAGACTGCCTATGTACTAACACGGAGAACACTTGAATTTACTTGTCTGAGAAGTACACCACATTACTGAAAAGAATAAGATTGGAAAGCAAAGACATATACCATTCTAAAACGTAGGGGATAATGGATTTACAAGaagactgataaaatgcaaatggtgAAGCCAAgcaggaaacagatgatgaagagtaaTCAAGGGATAATGTCACAATTTATTCAATTCCCTGAAATGTTTCAtcatcagtatatatatatatatacctgacaGTATAGACACAACTTCTTCCGTGTGTCTGTAATAGGAAAGTGAAAAAGAACAGATATCAATGgggtcagtgttgtacatgtaACTCAATCAATCCCGAATGCTACACATCAGTCTCATCAAAAGTAAGCATTATCATTAAAAAGTGACAGTGAATGTCTCTGAACAGTTTTGAATCACCGCTTGTCACCTCTATATGGAAAGAAGACTTGAGTTTACAGGTCTCATATCTAAGCCATTTTGTTGAAACCTCAGAGCTGAAATGTGGAGCTAATAGATATAACACTACAGGCACAACTGTGTAGGTAGGTGTAGTTGATGAGGATCAGATCATGTGGACCGTAACCCTATCAATCCTGGGTATTACACATAGGGACATCACACATTTCCCAACGTGTATTTGAATCTATTGTGTAACACCATAAATACCCCGACCGGGTTGGGTCTCGGCAATAGTTAGCAGATCCTGTGACGGTCTGGGGTGTGTCAAATCCTAGGATGGAGAACTTGAAGTCTTCCTTGCTGCCGTGAGTTTGTGGAGTCTGAGAATCCCATCGCTGGCAGACCTTGCCGTTTATGGTTGTTGATAAAGTTCCAGTGTACAACGCCCTTCCAGCAGGTGCCGTCCAGCAGGATGATACTGTCAAGGAACATGAATCAGTTGATAAATACCAATTATCAACCAGctgaagtagtagtagtagtagtagtagtagtagtagtagtagtagtagtagtagtagtagtagtagtagtagtagtagtagtagcttcAGCACTAGTGATAAAATAACGAAAGATCAGTAGTAACGAGTGAGTTACTTCCAGCCATATGTCGTCGGTCTGTAAGtgaacgagtctggaccagacaatccagtgatcaacaacatgagcatcgatctgcgcggttaggaaccggtgacatgtgtcaaccaagtcagcgagcctgaccacccgatcccgttagtcgcctcttacgacaagcaatgtcgccttttatggcaagcatgggttgctgaaggtctattctacccctggaccttcaggggtcatCTGTAGTAGCTGTGTGAGGAACACAAGTAGCAGTAGTCAcgggagtagtagtagtagtagttgtggtcaCAGTAATATATTTCGTAGTAATGGCAAACGTCATGGTAGTTGGTGTAGTAGTCGTAATcatggaagtagtagtagtagtagtagtagtagtagtagtagtagtagttgcagtaCTAGTTGctatggtagtagtagtagtactaatAACCGGACCAATGTGCAGTCGTGATTATTGGACGAAACCGAGCAAGTGAAATTGAGGAGGACACACCGTAATTTTACAGTCTAGTGAAGTTCAAGAcgttttcattttgacattaaaCTAAACATCCTTACTGTTGACACACTTCACGTTGACCATGGTCCATTGCCCATCCTTCTGACACAAGCTCATCATCTGTTGACCAGGGTATATGCTGAGAAACCCTTTCTTGCATCTGTAGTTGGCAATGGCATGGAGACCTGTAGAACTGTAGACAACGTCTGTGCCTTCTGGGGGAGCGGGAGAACCACAATCTACACTCGACTCCGACGTCAGGTTGGCTGTTGAgtgaataaacataaacaaatttgCGAAAGGCCCCAGCTGCTTTTGACAATGAGGATCTATTATGATTATCGAAAGGAGCACAATTCGTTCACACTAATAGCTCAGagcaagatatatatatatatatgaatccACAATGAGGGATCAGGTAACACCAATGTCTTTCTCCAATGTTCAGCACATCCATTACGCATTGAAACTCATATCGGACGCATAAAGTGTGAAGACATTCAAGGGTAAAGATGAGAAAGTGTGAGTGTTCACGAGTGTGGTGAGAGtgaaaaagagtgagtgagtgtgtggtgaTGGGCTCGGGTTCTAGTGTGTGTGAATATGGGTGTAggagtgcgtgtgtgtatgcgcGCATTGAGGTGGGAGTGCGTGTaagcgtgtgtttgtgtgtggggtgggggggtggggggtgggaggGGGTATAGAGGCGTGTGTGTAGGGGTGCACGTGTGGtagttgttattatttcatgtaGCAAGTGAAATCTAAAGAGACTGCTTGTGAAGAAATATACACATTCCTAGCAAAGTGAAGTCTTGCTCGTGTGCCAGAAACTGGTTAAGACTCCATAGTCAAATGAATGGAATCGGTTATACAATAACTACACGAAATGCCTGTAGAGAACTACGATTATGAGTTCGTTAGGACCATACTTGACTGTTTAACTAGAAACATATTTCTGGCAATTTCACTTTACACGACCAAGCTCCCTGTTTCTCCCATGACTCCATCCGCTAGTCCCACATGACTCTCGTCCCCACCACGCGGGCTTTCAGCATATCAGAGGCAAGTGCAGATTAGATAAGTAGGTAAGTCGGTTAAACGATGGATTACCTAGTGCTGTGCCATGTAACTGAACTAGGACCGATCATCAATGCTATTTGAGAAAGGATTACCTACCGACATTGTTCTCGAGGTCCTTCACACGCTTGGCCAGGTAGGTTGCTTTgctttctgaaaatatcatttgcAATTACTTCCTCTGGATTTGAACTGAAACCAGAGCCTAAGAGCAAGTTTACTGAATATGTattcaagctaaatgtgaaaatgtattcAATAGGTGTCAGCTCACGAGTAACGCGAATTAAATGTTTACACGTGATCACAGATAAATTCTACAACACTGTATAAACCAACTCACTGACAACACGAAGAAAATATGTACTCAAgcattaaaggcacaatgtcacatctTTTTGGATAATTGAAACTTTGAGGCGAACAACTTCCCGAAagagaacacttgccatatatagacaaaacaattgcTCCGTATATCCGATGTTGGTGTAAATTGATTTCAGTCACAAGTTGTGCGTAGGATATTCTTAAAGAGCGCTCAAACGGGCATTACTCTCAGGGGTTTGCTTACAATAACGTTCGGGTAGTAGAGGGCGTTGCAGTAATTCATTCTAAAGTTTGAATTGAATATTGTAAtctaattacatatttttcaaaataaatcacATGGGGCTGATggtattattgagagaaatgtaTCGTGTATGTTTAGAgaaatgtcatgtgatatagTGCCTTTAATAATCTCATTTACATATCTCTTGCGAAACTAATTTCGAAAAGAAAGCACTCAGCCACATCGTTTTTTGATATTGGGTAAACAGGTCTGCAAACCAATGGCTGACATTCTAGATCATAAACcaggaaacaaaacaaagtagGAAGAGTATATGTTGGGTAACGAGGTGACGAGGTAACGGCTGCTACACACTTACCACTGTCTATGTCCGTGTTCTCACAAGTCTCTTCCCTGGAAGCCAGAAATTGATCCACGGATATCTTAAATGCGTCGTAGTTGACCAGTACCCGACAGTAGTCACTGGACTTGTTGGCACGTCCACAAGGAAACAGTAAGACTACACACAGACAAAGTCGGAGGACCATGTTGTCGACGGAgacttcacacagtgtatcTCATCAGAGAGGATGTGTGCTCTGGTTTGGTAaccttgcctttataggctcaTTTGACAAAACGCTGACATAGAATATGTATATGACAGCACCTCTTGAAAATCAATGAGTTGTTGTACTTGAGTGAAGTAAAATATTTGAACGGCCCCCTCATGTATTCTTCTCCTCATGGTGCACACCCCCACTTGCACACCACTTCTCTACCACTTCTACACCCATGGTGTTCTACTTATTTATCACTTGTATTGTCATTGGCTAGCATTTCAACACAAGCAGATCACAGTTAAAGGTCTGTGGTCCTGGTCTAAATGTCACCTTTCTTGAGTATGACGTTTCAATGCAGATTTGAATACTTCTTGAACCATTCAGTCCTTGCCCATGACTTTAATGGATGACGTTATCGGTACAGGTTAAAGATTTTCACATGTTCGTTGATCAGATCTGCGTGAATGGTGTTCATTGTCTTTAgctgcctgtcgtaagaggcgactaaggtaGTCAGATGCGCTCACCTGGTTGATGCGTGTCATCGTTCCCTTATGAACTTGTCTTGCGCTGACGGAAACGTGCTGGAACGGATGTGGATAGGTCAAAGCCCGTGTTGACCCTTGCCTCTGATACCGGTTCTATGTTATTGTAATGTTTCTTGGACATACGTAGAGTTCGGTTGCCAATCCCGGGCGGAACTCAACCCCAAACATATTCCACAAAATGTACATTCAATATGCATCACTAGCCATTTTCTGATGCTGTGCAAGGTCGATGTTTTGCCTTCCTCGTCTTCCTGTCTTCACATGTGTCCAACTGACCTCTGAAGTGTCACCGTCATCCTTAGAACGTTTCATAGTCAGTATTAACCATTAGAAAGCGAAAAGACCTCGAACAGTTCCCAGGCACTTACCAGcgtgtttgttatatttttccgCGTGCGTATCCCAGACATTTCCGCTAATTTGTAATCTATATTGTGGCTACCGTTACGGTACTTGATACAGTGAAGCTCATATCATTTCATTGATCAtgtgattttgaaaatacagtttCATCCTGGAGTGAAAGACGCAGCGTACTTTACCAGTTCTTCCTTACTAGATCCTGCCTTTGTTATTGCTCTTTTCGAATGAGACGATTTGAGTTTCGTTGGTTtgtcgcactctgcaatatttgtACAAGAGACATATTGACTTGTCCGTCCCCTGGCAAGTTCTGTTCCACATCAGCATTTCATCAAATGTATTATAATGGCGTTTGCGTTTCACTTTTTTTTTGTATTGAATATATGACATTCCCATGATTATTACATGTGTAAAATAACGTCATTCTGAAAACGGCGATATGGCAACAACTGAAACTGAACAACCAATTTTGTCGTAGCAGTCAAAATgtgaatataaaatatttaaacacCTACTTTCATCTTCCCTGTCTTTTTCAAGTTTGTCGACACGCTTTGCCAAGTTTGAAAAGGCGGGTTCTTCATGGGAATGGCGGATCCTGGTGTTTCTAAAACCGAAAATATGCATCGTGATATTGATATCTTGgtgatatttgaaaaaaagtttGTCCATATGTCTGGCCTTATTAACAAGGTCAGTAACGAATAATATATGACGCCGATCCTCAAACAAAGTAGCTAAAACATTCTCATGCATAAAGTTTTACttttttcacaataacggaGAATATAAGATTAAACTGTCGAATGAGTACGCCGGCCATATCTTACCTAGAATGAGTCCCCCTCTCCTGGGAAACCTACTGGTCGGTCTCCATGAGGATGGTGCCTGCAACTTTACAGACACTCCAGGTATGTCAAAGGCAAACGCCCATCCAGTGGCCAGGAGCACATAGACCAATGTCTTCTCCGTGTCTTCAGAAATCGACAGAAAGCGAAAAAGGTCATTGACATATTAATACCGTTCACCATAACGTGACAGGTTAGATTTATGAAAACGTGTTAAAACACTCTCTCTGTGAACAACC
The window above is part of the Haliotis asinina isolate JCU_RB_2024 chromosome 1, JCU_Hal_asi_v2, whole genome shotgun sequence genome. Proteins encoded here:
- the LOC137288002 gene encoding uncharacterized protein, giving the protein MVLRLCLCVVLLFPCGRANKSSDYCRVLVNYDAFKISVDQFLASREETCENTDIDSESKATYLAKRVKDLENNVANLTSESSVDCGSPAPPEGTDVVYSSTGLHAIANYRCKKGFLSIYPGQQMMSLCQKDGQWTMVNVKCVNISSCWTAPAGRALYTGTLSTTINGKVCQRWDSQTPQTHGSKEDFKFSILGFDTPQTVTGSANYCRDPTRSGYLWCYTIDSNTRWEMCDVPMCNTQD